In one window of Microbacterium sp. PM5 DNA:
- a CDS encoding TetR family transcriptional regulator C-terminal domain-containing protein, which yields MPRLIDQDARTQDIAAASLRVLERDGLAGLSVRGVADEAGIAVASLRRTFPTQHALREHCLLLIDRRVSARIAGLLGHSAGRRLAEEILEQLLPLDHDRRVELLAQIQLGVLALTDARLRDSVLRLNGGVAAACRACIELLREADDLGVGRDPNLEAQRLHALLDGAALHAVWGGEDDAEAARRLVVAHLDDIARRPR from the coding sequence ATGCCCCGGCTCATCGACCAAGACGCTCGCACGCAAGACATCGCCGCGGCCTCGCTGCGCGTGCTCGAGCGCGACGGCCTCGCGGGACTGTCGGTGCGCGGCGTGGCAGACGAGGCGGGCATCGCCGTCGCGTCGCTGCGGCGCACCTTTCCCACGCAGCATGCGCTGCGCGAGCACTGTCTGCTGCTCATCGATCGGCGGGTGTCCGCGCGCATCGCCGGGCTTCTCGGGCACTCCGCGGGACGTCGGCTCGCTGAGGAGATCCTGGAACAGCTGTTGCCTCTCGATCATGACCGGCGGGTGGAGCTGCTCGCCCAGATCCAGCTCGGCGTGCTCGCTCTCACCGATGCGCGGCTGCGCGACTCGGTCCTGCGCCTCAACGGCGGGGTCGCCGCGGCGTGTCGCGCGTGCATCGAGCTTCTGCGAGAGGCGGACGACCTCGGCGTCGGGCGCGACCCGAACCTGGAGGCCCAGCGGCTGCACGCCCTGCTGGATGGCGCCGCCCTGCACGCGGTGTGGGGCGGGGAGGATGACGCGGAGGCGGCGCGCCGCCTGGTCGTCGCGCACCTCGACGACATTGCCCGCCGTCCCCGCTAG
- the pgm gene encoding phosphoglucomutase (alpha-D-glucose-1,6-bisphosphate-dependent), with translation MSRAGQPAEASDLVDIDELIAAYYDLKPDPTVAEQRVAFGTSGHRGSSLSTSFNEDHILATTQAIVDYRTAQGISGPLFLGRDTHGLSLPAERTAVEVLVANGVDVRTDSRDSWVPTPALSHAILTYNRDLADDDPARADGIVVTPSHNPPRDGGFKYNPPHGGPADTDATGWIADRANALIAAGLEGVRRTPFKDIDADTLGSYDFREGYVADLGSIIDVAAIAKAGVRIGADPLGGASVEYWQLIGERYGLDLTVVNPEVDPTWRFMTLDWDEKIRMDPSSPSAMAALVARRHEYDILTGNDADADRHGIVTPDAGLMNPNHYLAVAIDYLYAHRPQWAADAAVGKTLVSSMIIDRVAEALGRRLLEVPVGFKWFVPGLLDGSVAFGGEESAGASFLRFDGSVWTTDKDGILLCLLAAEILAVTGKTPSQRYAELEAQFGASAYQRVDAPATPAQKSALSKLAPEAVTATELAGEPITAKLSHAPGNGAAIGGLKVQTADAWFAARPSGTEDVYKLYAESLRGEDHLREVQAEARAVVAAALGDA, from the coding sequence ATGAGCCGCGCAGGACAGCCAGCCGAAGCCTCCGACCTCGTCGACATCGATGAGCTCATCGCCGCCTACTACGACCTCAAGCCCGATCCCACCGTCGCCGAACAGCGTGTCGCCTTCGGTACGAGCGGCCACCGCGGCTCGTCGCTGAGCACGAGCTTCAACGAGGACCACATCCTCGCGACCACCCAGGCGATCGTCGACTACCGCACGGCGCAGGGCATCAGCGGTCCGCTCTTCCTCGGTCGCGACACGCACGGCCTGTCGCTTCCGGCAGAGCGGACGGCGGTGGAGGTCCTGGTCGCCAACGGTGTGGACGTCCGTACCGACTCCCGCGATTCGTGGGTGCCGACACCGGCCCTCAGCCACGCCATCCTCACCTACAACCGCGACCTCGCCGACGACGACCCCGCTCGCGCCGACGGCATCGTGGTCACCCCCTCGCACAACCCGCCGCGAGACGGGGGCTTCAAGTACAACCCGCCCCACGGCGGCCCGGCCGACACCGATGCCACCGGCTGGATCGCCGACCGCGCCAATGCCCTCATCGCCGCCGGCCTCGAGGGCGTGCGGCGCACGCCCTTCAAGGACATCGACGCCGACACCCTCGGTTCGTACGACTTCCGTGAAGGCTATGTCGCCGACCTCGGCAGCATCATCGACGTCGCCGCCATCGCGAAGGCGGGCGTGCGCATCGGCGCGGACCCCCTGGGCGGCGCCTCGGTCGAGTACTGGCAGCTGATCGGCGAGCGCTACGGGCTCGATCTCACCGTCGTGAACCCCGAGGTCGACCCGACGTGGCGCTTCATGACACTGGACTGGGACGAGAAGATCCGCATGGACCCGTCGTCGCCGTCCGCGATGGCCGCACTCGTGGCGCGACGCCATGAGTACGACATCCTCACGGGCAACGACGCCGACGCCGACCGCCACGGCATCGTGACGCCGGATGCCGGGCTGATGAACCCGAACCACTACCTGGCGGTGGCGATCGACTACCTGTACGCGCACCGCCCACAGTGGGCGGCCGACGCCGCCGTCGGCAAGACCCTCGTCTCGTCGATGATCATCGACCGTGTCGCTGAGGCGCTCGGCCGGCGCCTGCTCGAAGTGCCGGTCGGGTTCAAGTGGTTCGTTCCCGGACTCCTCGACGGGTCGGTCGCGTTCGGCGGCGAAGAGTCGGCGGGAGCCTCCTTCCTGCGTTTCGATGGCTCGGTGTGGACGACCGACAAGGACGGCATCCTCCTGTGCCTTCTCGCCGCGGAGATCCTCGCGGTGACCGGCAAGACGCCGTCGCAGCGCTATGCCGAGCTGGAGGCCCAGTTCGGCGCCTCCGCCTATCAGCGCGTGGACGCCCCGGCGACGCCGGCGCAGAAGTCCGCCCTGTCCAAGCTCGCCCCGGAGGCGGTCACCGCGACCGAGCTCGCCGGCGAGCCGATCACCGCGAAACTGTCGCACGCGCCCGGCAACGGCGCCGCAATCGGTGGCCTCAAGGTGCAGACCGCAGACGCCTGGTTCGCCGCACGCCCCTCCGGCACGGAGGACGTCTACAAGCTGTACGCCGAGTCGCTGCGCGGCGAGGATCACCTGCGCGAAGTGCAGGCCGAAGCCCGCGCCGTCGTCGCTGCCGCGCTGGGCGACGCGTGA
- a CDS encoding LLM class flavin-dependent oxidoreductase — MREARAGLSLSMSPALSVLDLVPVRSGQTSSQAVAASLALAQRADDLGYRRYWFAEHHNMPAVASTTPPVLIAATAARTSRIRVGSGGVMLPNHAPLVVAEQFAALEAIAPGRVDLGLGRAPGSDPVITQLLRMSGTSSDVDRFPEHVRDISALMSPDGATVRLTGRAGDDDRYGIHATPAATGAPEVWLLGSSDYSAQLAAAFGLPYVFANHFSGEGLERALDLYRGQFQPSAHLDAPRTFLTANAVVAPTTAEAEERMLPQARMMARLRGGRPLTALETVEQAAASEAEDRLASPLLDALRRRWFVGTGDDARGAIAAFADRYGVDEVMISPVSGAYDGEAMDAAAGRIQTLELLAA, encoded by the coding sequence ATGCGAGAGGCGCGCGCGGGGTTGTCGCTGTCGATGTCTCCCGCACTCTCCGTTCTCGACCTCGTTCCCGTCCGTTCCGGCCAGACCAGCAGCCAGGCCGTCGCCGCCTCGCTCGCGCTGGCGCAGCGCGCCGACGACCTGGGCTATCGCCGTTACTGGTTCGCAGAGCACCACAACATGCCGGCCGTCGCGTCGACGACGCCGCCGGTACTGATCGCTGCCACCGCCGCACGCACTTCGCGCATCCGCGTCGGCTCCGGCGGCGTGATGCTGCCGAACCACGCGCCGCTCGTCGTCGCGGAGCAGTTCGCCGCGCTCGAGGCCATCGCGCCCGGCCGCGTCGACCTGGGCCTCGGGCGAGCACCGGGAAGCGACCCGGTCATCACCCAGCTGCTGCGCATGAGCGGCACCTCCAGCGACGTCGACCGCTTCCCCGAGCACGTCCGCGACATCAGCGCGCTGATGTCGCCCGACGGCGCGACGGTGCGCCTCACGGGCCGCGCCGGCGACGACGACCGCTACGGCATCCACGCGACGCCCGCGGCGACGGGCGCGCCCGAGGTGTGGCTGCTCGGATCGAGTGACTACTCGGCGCAGCTCGCGGCCGCATTCGGGCTGCCCTACGTGTTCGCCAACCACTTCTCGGGCGAGGGCCTCGAGCGAGCGCTGGACCTCTATCGCGGCCAGTTCCAGCCCTCGGCGCACCTCGACGCGCCCCGCACCTTCCTCACCGCCAACGCGGTCGTCGCCCCCACCACCGCCGAGGCCGAGGAGCGCATGCTGCCGCAGGCGCGGATGATGGCACGTCTGCGCGGTGGGCGCCCGCTCACGGCGCTGGAAACCGTCGAGCAGGCCGCCGCGTCCGAGGCGGAGGACCGTCTCGCCAGCCCTCTTCTCGACGCGCTGCGGCGGCGCTGGTTCGTCGGCACCGGCGACGACGCGCGCGGGGCGATTGCGGCCTTCGCGGATCGCTACGGCGTCGACGAGGTCATGATCTCACCCGTGTCGGGAGCCTACGACGGGGAGGCTATGGATGCCGCGGCCGGCCGCATCCAGACGCTGGAACTCCTCGCGGCCTGA
- a CDS encoding diacylglycerol kinase family protein codes for MAPADAAAPADDGSPRRAALVYNPIKVEVDQLRDAVTRHSADAGWAEPLFYETTVDELGDGLAREAIAAGADAVLVAGGDGTVRAVSEAMAGVEVPLTIVPSGTGNLLARNLQLPLSDPDAMIAATFAGDVHAIDVGFAELVRPDGQREERAFVVMGGMGLDAAMIANTSGDLKKKVGWVAYVDGAARSLVKAKPFGIMYQVAGHRMHRAHVQSVLFANCGSLPAGLELIPEASVADGQLDIAIFQPKTAFGWLAVWRRVAWDNSVLRRFRAGRRILRLRTRDNSIRYARGTGIQIAAGVATPVQLDGDEFGEATAVDVRIHAGALQLAVPAGHTSPAL; via the coding sequence ATGGCCCCTGCTGACGCTGCCGCCCCCGCCGACGACGGTTCGCCTCGCCGCGCGGCGCTGGTCTACAACCCGATCAAGGTCGAGGTCGATCAGCTGCGCGATGCGGTGACCCGTCACTCCGCCGACGCAGGGTGGGCCGAGCCGCTCTTCTACGAGACGACCGTCGACGAACTCGGCGACGGTCTGGCGCGCGAGGCTATCGCGGCCGGAGCCGATGCGGTGCTCGTCGCGGGCGGCGACGGCACGGTCCGCGCGGTCAGCGAGGCCATGGCGGGCGTGGAGGTGCCGCTGACGATCGTGCCGAGCGGCACCGGCAATCTGCTCGCCCGCAACCTCCAGCTTCCCCTTTCCGATCCCGACGCCATGATCGCGGCGACCTTCGCGGGCGATGTCCACGCGATCGATGTGGGGTTCGCGGAGCTGGTGCGCCCCGACGGACAGCGGGAGGAGCGTGCGTTCGTCGTGATGGGCGGCATGGGTCTGGATGCCGCCATGATCGCCAACACCAGCGGCGATCTGAAGAAGAAGGTCGGGTGGGTCGCCTACGTCGACGGCGCCGCCCGCTCGCTCGTGAAGGCCAAACCCTTCGGCATCATGTACCAGGTCGCCGGCCACCGGATGCACCGCGCACACGTGCAGAGCGTGCTCTTCGCCAACTGCGGCTCGCTGCCGGCCGGTCTGGAGCTGATCCCCGAGGCGTCGGTCGCCGACGGGCAGCTCGACATCGCGATCTTCCAACCCAAGACGGCCTTCGGCTGGCTCGCGGTGTGGCGCCGCGTCGCGTGGGACAACAGTGTGCTGCGCCGGTTCCGCGCCGGCCGGCGGATTCTGCGACTGCGCACGCGCGACAACTCCATCCGGTACGCGCGCGGCACCGGCATCCAGATCGCCGCCGGCGTCGCCACGCCGGTGCAGCTCGACGGGGACGAGTTCGGCGAGGCCACGGCCGTCGACGTCCGCATCCACGCCGGCGCGCTCCAGCTCGCCGTGCCCGCCGGGCACACCTCCCCCGCGCTCTAG
- a CDS encoding deoxyribodipyrimidine photo-lyase: MPASPSLVWFRDDLRLADNPALRAGVDRGEPVIAVYVLDEESPGMRPLGGAARWWLHHSLTALGDRLREKGTRLVLRRGAASEVIPSLAREVGAGAVFWNRRYSAPEREVDAGLKTSLRADGLEVSSFAASLLFEPWTVRTGAGTPYGVFTPFWKACQQLPAPREPLAEPRELRGASTYPASDDLDDWGLLPTRPDWAGGLRERWTPGELAARHRLREFLAEDVADYDRARDEPAGGXTSMLSPRLRWGELSPFQVWHAAVESGARVAGFLSEVGWREFAWHTLFHAPDLATTNLKPAYDAFPWPRLRPSMLRAWQRGETGVPLVDAGMRELWASGFMHNRVRMVTASFLIKNLLIDWRRGEEWFWDTLVDADAASNPFNWQWVAGSGADAAPYFRIFNPELQAKKFDGDGRYVREWAPDAEDRDPIVDLKASRDAALAAYEVVKNAG, from the coding sequence ATGCCGGCATCCCCGAGTCTCGTCTGGTTCCGCGACGACCTCCGCCTCGCGGACAACCCCGCGCTGCGTGCGGGCGTCGACCGCGGCGAGCCCGTGATCGCGGTGTATGTGCTCGACGAGGAGTCGCCGGGTATGCGCCCCCTCGGCGGCGCCGCCCGGTGGTGGCTGCATCACTCCCTCACCGCGCTCGGCGATCGCCTGCGCGAGAAGGGCACCCGCCTCGTCCTGCGCCGCGGCGCCGCATCCGAGGTCATCCCTTCACTCGCCCGCGAGGTCGGCGCCGGCGCGGTGTTCTGGAACCGGCGGTACAGCGCGCCCGAACGCGAGGTGGACGCGGGCCTCAAGACGTCACTGCGAGCCGACGGCCTCGAGGTCAGCTCGTTCGCGGCATCGTTGCTGTTCGAACCGTGGACCGTCCGCACCGGCGCGGGGACGCCCTACGGGGTGTTCACGCCGTTCTGGAAAGCGTGTCAGCAGCTTCCCGCTCCGCGCGAGCCGCTCGCGGAGCCGCGCGAGCTGCGCGGGGCGTCGACGTACCCGGCATCCGACGACCTCGACGACTGGGGGCTGCTGCCGACGAGACCGGACTGGGCGGGCGGGCTGCGCGAGCGCTGGACTCCCGGCGAACTCGCCGCACGCCACCGCCTGCGGGAGTTCCTCGCCGAGGATGTCGCCGACTACGACCGCGCCCGCGACGAGCCCGCCGGGGGCNCGACCTCGATGCTGTCGCCACGGCTGCGGTGGGGAGAGCTGAGCCCATTCCAGGTGTGGCACGCGGCCGTCGAATCGGGCGCCCGCGTAGCCGGCTTCCTCTCCGAGGTCGGCTGGCGCGAGTTCGCCTGGCACACCCTCTTCCACGCGCCGGATCTGGCGACCACGAACCTCAAGCCCGCGTACGACGCGTTCCCCTGGCCCCGACTGAGGCCATCGATGCTGCGCGCGTGGCAGCGCGGCGAGACCGGGGTTCCCCTGGTGGATGCCGGCATGCGCGAGCTCTGGGCGTCGGGCTTCATGCACAACCGAGTGCGGATGGTGACGGCATCCTTCCTCATCAAGAACCTCCTCATCGACTGGCGACGCGGCGAGGAGTGGTTCTGGGACACCCTCGTCGATGCGGATGCCGCCAGCAACCCGTTCAACTGGCAGTGGGTCGCCGGCTCCGGCGCCGACGCGGCCCCCTACTTCCGCATCTTCAACCCGGAGCTGCAGGCGAAGAAATTCGATGGCGACGGGCGGTACGTCCGCGAGTGGGCGCCGGATGCCGAGGACAGGGACCCCATCGTCGACCTGAAGGCATCGCGCGACGCGGCCCTGGCGGCCTACGAGGTCGTGAAGAACGCCGGCTGA
- the pheA gene encoding prephenate dehydratase, with translation MTSAPSSTEASAASVPARRTYSYLGPAGTFTEAALAQVPEARDQIWRPVRNVAEALADVVEGRSDAAMIAIENSVDGGVSTAQDALATMPGLRIIGEYLVRVNFVLVGRPGTRLEDVTLVAAHPVAYAQCLRWLSAHVPDHAHLPASSNVASAVDMLEGISDADAAVAPPAILEHHDLQLLAEEIGDNANAVTRFVLVGRTVAPPAPTGADKTSLIVELPEEYPGALMEMLEQFATRGINLSLLASRPIGDALGRYRFVIDADGHIQDERMADALLGLRRFSPKMIYLGSYPRADRAIVHYPERYSDEVFVEARDWLRGLISGAPEL, from the coding sequence GTGACTTCCGCGCCTTCGTCGACCGAGGCGTCTGCGGCATCCGTGCCCGCGCGCCGTACCTACAGCTATCTCGGACCGGCCGGAACGTTCACCGAAGCGGCGCTGGCGCAGGTGCCCGAGGCGCGCGACCAGATCTGGCGTCCGGTGCGCAATGTCGCCGAAGCGCTCGCCGACGTGGTCGAAGGCCGGTCGGATGCCGCGATGATCGCGATCGAGAACTCGGTCGACGGCGGTGTGTCCACCGCACAGGATGCGCTGGCCACGATGCCGGGGCTGAGAATCATCGGTGAGTATCTGGTCCGCGTGAACTTCGTGCTCGTCGGCCGCCCGGGAACCCGCCTCGAGGACGTCACCCTCGTGGCTGCGCACCCGGTCGCCTACGCGCAGTGCCTGCGGTGGCTGTCGGCCCATGTGCCCGACCACGCGCACCTGCCGGCGTCGAGCAACGTGGCCTCCGCGGTCGACATGTTGGAGGGGATCAGCGACGCGGATGCCGCGGTGGCGCCGCCCGCGATCCTCGAACACCACGACCTTCAACTGCTCGCCGAGGAGATCGGCGACAACGCCAATGCCGTCACCCGCTTCGTGCTGGTGGGGCGCACCGTCGCGCCGCCTGCGCCGACCGGCGCCGACAAGACCTCGCTGATCGTCGAGCTGCCCGAGGAGTACCCGGGCGCGTTGATGGAGATGCTCGAGCAGTTCGCCACGCGCGGGATCAACCTGTCGCTGCTCGCCTCGCGACCCATCGGCGACGCCCTGGGGCGCTACCGATTCGTCATCGATGCGGACGGGCATATCCAGGACGAGCGCATGGCCGACGCGCTGCTGGGTCTGCGGCGGTTCAGCCCGAAGATGATCTACCTCGGCTCCTATCCGCGCGCCGACCGTGCGATCGTCCACTACCCCGAGCGCTACTCGGACGAGGTGTTCGTCGAGGCCCGCGATTGGCTTCGCGGTCTCATCTCCGGCGCCCCCGAGCTCTGA